The genomic window CATAAATTTGACTGATTTTGTAACAGGGTGAAAAGTACATGTAGCACCATTTCTCAGGTAACAAAAATGAAGTCAAAGTTTCAATGTAAGTTGTTCtagactatttaaaaaaaaatagttgagtGTCCCTTTTggtcaaattttattatattctgaTAAGTACAAAAATACTTAAATGTCTGATGTAAAAATTTGATACTGGAAAAGGACATATGCCATCATACTGGCAAATGCAAACTACTAGATCAACGATTCGCTGATTTTTAAATTGAACACAAAGAGAGTGTTAACCATAAAAGAAAAAGGTTTTTTAAGACATTTTCACATTTCTTGCTGGGTTTGAGAAACATATTTCTTTTCATTGGTAAAATAACTGGTTTTAGCAAATGATTGACCGAAGCTAAATTGTGAAGTCAAATTTTATTGGTTTTCCTCAATTATCCTACTGTGACGtcatgaagaagaaaaaaacggaCAATGCCCGACAACGTCAAATGCAATGTACACTTTCTTCaaactttgaaaaggaaggaaaaaaataataagagaaacagatttcacctctgtaaatggttatcaaaggtaccagaataaTAATTtcgaacgccagacgcgcgtttcgtctacataagacccatcagtgacgttcatatcaaaatatttataaagccaaacaagtacaaagttgaagagcattgaggatccaaaattccaaaaagttgtgccaaatacggccaaggaAATCTTGTGTCTGGGATataaatccttagtttttcgaaaaattcaaagttttgtaaacaggaaatttataaaattaaacacattattgatattcatgtcaacaccaaagtgttgacttcACGGCTAAATCgtttattacaatatttctccccTCTCAACAGTttaagttttaattatttataacgCTTTGCAAGTCcatgctttaaatattaaaatttaaccgtcttcgagtggagaaatatctaTACACATTTGTTGGAGTGGTGGACtctatattttacaaattgtgaaaaatggaTATATTGCTTGATATAAAATCTCGTTATTTaagttaaattgtaaaaatatccATGCGAAACgctcgtttattattatattgaaattaaataactctaGTTGATATCAAGCGCTATCACATTTTCATTCGTTATGAAGCCTCTAATTATTTGATTCTTGGTAAAAAAAACAATGGTCTTCCTCATGGTTGAAGGCCTAATGGTCatctttagttgttaatttttgtgtcttttgGTCCGTTTTGAAGAGATGTCGCATTGGCTAGTACACTAGATCTTAGTTTTATACACGCCTTCAATCCTGTTAGTAGTTCTGCCTAATTCCTGAATTTTAGTTACTATAtactttaaataactgtaacaTATATACGTATTGTAACATTGCGCTCAAATCGGTGCATGAACGGAACTAAAACTGTATATGTCAAATGATATGTAGGTTATACGTCAATGTAACAAccatcaaacaataaaaaaatcaaaggacaCCTTTTCAATTATAAACAGAACAAAGTTATGTATATCATTCTTCACATCAGTTTCGGAAgtgacttcaattgttaccattgaaacaaaatatctgaacacctgaagtaaatatttttttaaccaccaattttaatgtgatttttcttttctactttagaataaaataaaagatgGATACCAAGAATTTTGATGTTTGGGTTAATCCAAGGTATATACTGCTGCAATTAATCTTTCTATCCTTATCATCGTTGCTGGTTTTCTTGAACACTTTAGACAAACTGCTAACTTGTTGATATTCATATTTTCACAATTTATACCCCATTATGGAAATCAATTAGAAAGGAAAGATATCAAGAAAGAATTTGCCTAGTCTGTCATGAACATTCAGAATAAAagtaacaaaacaaatagactaTACCAAAGGGAAACTCagtttaaaacatataaatgacgGGAAACTGACAACAAGACGAGAAAAAACGATACTGCATTGAAAAAGCTGACCAGTTTACAAAACACACCATAACAAATTTAGGAATGGGCGAGAAACCTAGGGAAGTAGGAAGTGATCTTGGTTGCTATGACAGACTAGGTAGATCATTTTTCGCATGTGAATCCCGTCATGATGCTCATGTTGGTAAAATCACGGGCATAAGTCATTCACTAAATTATGTCTTATACAGAGGTAAAGCCTAAGATTTCaactttataaacaatatatacaaaagaGACCAAGAAAAATACTACAAACAATCGGGGTTTACGTAATACAGTGATATTCTTTGTTAGAGATCAACAAGTTTTgcacaattttcaattttttaatcgTAAATCTGTGCATGAAAAAATATGAGATAAACACTACGAAAACtaatagttatatttttgttgtttttttgttttttacaatcatatatatttatagaataatGCAACTTTTTCAGCAAGAATATTAAGGCACCCCGCGAAGGCGAGTTGATTTTATAGCTGATGATAtcagtttaaaacaaataataggCAATTTATTTTAACTGTATGTATTTTTGGTTGATAATAAgaagtaaaatgaaataataagtaAAACTACTTTTACGCGAACAACACGTTTGAATTGTTGCTCGGTTGTATGAATGATAGCAAGACGCGGATGAACAAAAGCACGTGACGTAGCTACACTGTCACATGAATTCAATGCTGGATATTAGAAATATTAGGGAGTAAGATCAAATATACACATTGCCGAGAAAATTGATTAATTAGTCCAATTACACTTTAAAATTGTTGACCATATCcatgaaatatgaataaaatgtaCCAATTATTAAAGATTGActgaaaagatgaaatataattatattggttttatttgtgtatttaagtGGCAGCGTAAAGAAAACTTCTCCAGAAGAAGACGTTGAAATGTTACGAGTGATATTTGAATTAGTAGAAAACATGATTAAGTCTGAGGAATATGATAAAGATCTTCAAGCTGAACTAGCAGCAGCATTTCCAAACTATTTGAATGTATTGCAAACGTCAAAACGTGATCTTTTGAGAAATGATTGCGGAATAGTTGTTACTGGTATGTATAATACAACAAAATACAATAAGATACATTTGGTTATACAACTGtatcattgtatattattttatttaacacGAAGCACACAGAAAGCCGTGCCAAATCTGTGATTGAATTGAAGAGTAATGTCCAAAATGTAGATTAATACATTATGTATCATGTAGGAATGCAATCTCCTTTATAATTATTACCTGATGATGATCAAAATGAATTTTAACTTTTTACTGTTCAGAATATTAACAATACATTACAATCTGTTTCATCATTATCAAGAACAGAACTgccccgagaacacagttatttcgtagtgcatttcctctagacaataaattcaaataataaaatcgcacctgctctaaCTCAAAAAGagttttacagtgtagtgtactactgttgggacaaataatatcaaaattatagaaaattctACCAGCTCTGactcaaaatattgaaaattctgTGTTCAAGGGGCcaaaaattcagtttgacagcttcagacacaataatttttttaccttttcaactggaccaaatcaattaattaacatgtaatttcatcaccatacttaatatttcatgcataaagtATTAGGAAATAGatttggaaattatattaaaaaaatgcaggttttacactgttcacactaggaACTATATTCGAAGACAAGGAAAACCAAAGGGACGATAACTATGTTCTTGGACCATCTCACTGATGATCTTTACATATTCTTATATACTTAATCACCTAAGGTAAAtgtaataaacagaaaaaataactGTTACCGTATCACATTCAGATTGTTTGCCCATTTTGATGTTTTATCAATATCTAAACTGACAGGTATGACTTTTAGTCAATTTGTCTAAAGATATACATGAAAATATTCATAGGCAATATGCATCAAATCATTCCTGGAAAACATAGCAAAAAAGTTATctatattttgcatttttgtttgtTACAGTTACATGTAATCTTGCATGCAATAAGTTCAATTTGATTGACACAGCATTTACGTGTAAAAttgatttgaatattaaaaaaaaaggatgctTGCCAATGAGTCCACTAGTCAACATATATCAAAATCGTTGATGTaagaaactataggtcaccatatagTGTAAAAGGTACAACACTCATAATGTTAAGAAATTATGATATTCTTcgaaatatgaaaatgtaaaataatgaatacaataaAACTAACGGAATGTAGAACTATAATCATGTCATACATTAAAGCCATTCAAGGATGCATGTCATAAACATCAGTTTATTTGATGATGTCTTACCTTATTGATACAACGCAACAAACCAAAGTGTTGGTGAAATATGAATTCTATTAAAAAACTAATCCTTTAAAGCTTTGCTATGGCTGTGAAACGTAGATTAAGTGTTGCTTTGCTTTAGACTTCGTCTTATGATAATTCAATATAGTGTACAACATAAAAAAGATGTCATATTATAGCCAATTAGACAACTAACACTTCAATAGGAACCGAATAACgtcattaacaacaataggtcatcgTACAGCATTTACCGATGAACAAAACCCATTACGCAATATAAGCTTTAAAAGTgctagaaatgacaaatgtaaaacagttgaAACAGGAAAGCTAAACTCATGACATTTGTACAAACCAATAACCGAAAAATAAATgtaacagcaacaaacgacagccactgaaatTCAGGCTCTTGACTTATTGacatcaattttatcagcaatcaaagccaggcttcaaagttattgtgaaactgcttaTTCTGAAgatgaatcagatgtggatactataAACTTACAAAAATCTTATAGAGTACATActatctaagactctttcatcgtgcaataatattaaaacatttgacttttctacactttacataAGTATTCCACGTTCCTAACTAAAAGGCAAATTTGCAGAGTTGGTACTGCGTTGTTTCTTGAAAAAAGAATGCCAAACGTTGGTTCGAGTATCTAGCCTAGAGAAAGGTACATCCTACTTCAAATtggtaaaaaacaaacaacactcaaattcaaacaaacaattctctgaaactgcttttatcaagatgcttgatgtcttgattgacaacatatatgtgttaagttagatgacttcccatgggaacaaaatgtgtccctctacttgccgacttattcttttattcttatgaggctgacttcgtACAACATCTTCTTAgtaagaaagaaaagaagttagaaTCTTCTATCTTTACTTTCCGCTTTATTGATGATGTTTGGTTACTATGTTGGACTCATCTATCCCAACCGAACAAGAGATAACGAATACAACAGAGAAAgataagtctgcctcatatcatTAATACTGAAATCTAGAAATTGACCGTTAGGgtcgtttaaaaaaaatgattcccAGATGTTAtctttcaatttctatgtagcaacatatCAGCCGCGCCTACATAAGGAGTATATTATATCTCCCatctgatacgatattcccgacCTTGTATTTCCTAACAAGATTTCCTTGATAGATGATTGCTgatcacaagaaagctattactCCAAGAGAttaaatgatgaagttgaaacgTTTACGGACGCAAACAAGAGTTGGTTGATCGTTtcggaatatctgtttcacagatgacagcagatatgttcctaatgtcggtaccaaattaaacttttcacCGGGTTTGTAATGACATGACCAACACGActggtgcaacatgtggagcacgAGCTGCTGAACTTGCAGGAACACATAAGTTTTACGGGGGACGTATTGCTTAGtcattagttttatatgttgtgtcttgtgtactattgattttctgtttgtcttcttttttatccatggcgttgtcatttgaAATTGAAATCCAGGGATCTTGGAATACTTAAATGGGCGTAGAACTGTATGAGATGACGGAAATTTAACAGAAAAGCCAACAattatactaatttaaaaaataagaagttgtggtacAATTGCCGATGAGACCACTCTCCAAAATAGATCGAACGAAATAGCAGTTTACAGCAATCAACTCAAAACTTCAGAACCAGCTATCAAAGTCCCAAactgaaaataataaaacaattttaaggGAGAAAACTAAGAGAGAAAACtaaacagatacagttaagtcggcttcatatcttgaattacatctagacattgacaatgagggtcggttgaaaacaaaactttacgacaaaagagatgatttcagctttccaattgtgaactttccatttctaagtagcaacattccagcagcacctgcatacggggtatatatctcccaattgatacgatattcccgtgcttgcattttctatcatgattttcttgatagagggttactgctcacaaggaagctattaaaccaatagttccaaatagtgaagttgaaatcatgccttcgtaaattttacggacgccatcacgagttggttgaccgttatggaataaccgtttcacaaatgatatcggatatgttccttacgtcgtaactacaatccccttccctttcatgaatgtgacctaccgaattagactatttaccggatttgtaatcacataagcaacacgacgggtgccacatgtggagcaggatctgcttacccttccggagcacctgagatcacccctagtttttggtggggttcgtgttgtttattctttagttttctatgttgtgtcatgtgaactattgtttttctgtttgtctttttcatttttagccatcgcgttgtcagtttgttttagatttatgagtttgactgtccctttggtatctttcgtccctcttttaatagtCTAATctcatttgaaataataaacgaaaaaacaaatacagcaaaaaatgaaagcaaCTGAATTACAGGGTGCTGACCTGGGACATGCAAATAAAAAATGTGGCGAGATTGAACAGGCCAACACTTCCTTTCCCTCTCCGAAAAAAAGTCGCACAGGGCaaagtgtttttaaaatttatctcGACTTTCATTTGTTATGTAATGATAGATTTATTAATATTGAAATAGGACATACACATGGAATGATAAAGAAACTTATACACATATGAGTTTGTCAATATCtgaattctatatatatatagttatttttGCGCCTTTATTCGTTAAACAAGTCACTGATGAGCAATATGCTGACGAACCCCGTACTTTCCATTAATTGTGTACtagtttgtttttaaaagtttgtttCTCTACACCAAAATATTAAGAGTAGTTAAgtaatgaattgaaaaaaatatgataacatAATACAAGGAATAGAACTACTTTTTAATGCACCGAAACAGAGTAAGATGTACACTAGAATAATCATTTAAGATATAGAAGATCAGTCGCAAGCATTTTGAATgtgaaaaggaaaacaaatatttttttttcaaaatttcaattaggAGAAACAAGTGCAGGCAAAACTTCAGTAATAAACAAGATTATTGGTCGGACGGGTTTTGCAACTAGCAATACAGCAGCAACAGGAAAGGTCTGCAGAATCAGAAATTCAGACGATATGCAAATCAAAGCCTACACATATGATGAAAAATTGATAAAAGATGAACAAGTCAATGattttaaagaattcaaatatgtCATGAAGACACTAACAGATCTCAAAAGAATTCCAGAAGAATTGAAGGATGTGTTTTATGTAGACGCATACCTTCCTGTTCCACTTCTACAGGTAatttaaatcaatgaaaaaaactATATTTGACACTGTAGACCttatatgagtttgactattaTATTTGCGTCCTCTATAGTCACGATAGTCATACAGCTCTTCGGTTAGTATGCCCCTTAGCTCTGAAATGTTCGTCTTTGAGCATTTCTAATTATAGGTAAATCCAGAAAGCGAATTCAATTCATGACTTTTATAAAATGCtgtttttcaactttttgtaTTATTATCATCAATATAATCTTATATCTATTAAACCGTCTTTGTTTCAAAGACAACATCTAAAATTATAATAACCTATTAGTCACCTTTCGTCATTAACATAAAACACTGATTAGTGACGAGTGAAATGAAAACTGGACAAGAATAACCATATTAgcaatgtttatttatataaattaccaaAATCATCCATGTCGCTATACAAGCTAGTGGATTGCAAAACATGATTGCCCGTACTGAATGTTACCACGCACAGTATAATTGGAATACTGATTTGTGTATCAGAATGTGTCACAACGGTAGGATATTCCATATAAAACACAAGTCCATTACCTGGTATAaaagttatgatgataaataACGTCAGTACGcagtgtacatgtatcgttactcgtaacgatccagcgACCTCGTGGGGAAAATCGTTGATTACTtttcagacgttttatatataactatatatatagttACTCTAGATATCAGTACAACAATGTTAAATCGCCAAATTTGCGGAAACAAATATACCTAAATATCCATAGTAAAGGATCGTTAGGTGCACTCACAGTAATTTTATGATTAGTACGTCCAAACAAGTGATAACTCTACAAC from Mytilus galloprovincialis chromosome 5, xbMytGall1.hap1.1, whole genome shotgun sequence includes these protein-coding regions:
- the LOC143076785 gene encoding bacterial dynamin-like protein, with the translated sequence MLRVIFELVENMIKSEEYDKDLQAELAAAFPNYLNVLQTSKRDLLRNDCGIVVTGETSAGKTSVINKIIGRTGFATSNTAATGKVCRIRNSDDMQIKAYTYDEKLIKDEQVNDFKEFKYVMKTLTDLKRIPEELKDVFYVDAYLPVPLLQGNVILVDTPGIGESDELDSILLEFLPHAVSFLFIIDASHSGGVDKDRLMRILRNVMDNRSKMPCFNPEDVMFLTNKWDIIEPKEYSSTDEEDNTEIENQHAETFRSINMKLKMGWPHINPKNIFRISIRQADE